The Thermanaerovibrio acidaminovorans DSM 6589 genome contains a region encoding:
- the thpR gene encoding RNA 2',3'-cyclic phosphodiesterase, translating to MRCFACLVPPMGVRCLVSSRLEPFRRAFRSVKWVREELMHVTLLFLGEVPRSEAESFGHRLRDVADSYPPINLSLGGMGAFPSVRSPRAIWVGLGGELDVLSSFAERVARCAPGGGGERFVPHMTVGRVRDGEALGEALDEAGLWEVSFEGDKVCAFSVCEVVLMESHLGPGGPRYVPFRRYPLVGLRFGGC from the coding sequence GTGAGGTGCTTCGCCTGTCTGGTCCCTCCCATGGGGGTCCGGTGCCTGGTCTCCTCCCGGTTGGAGCCCTTCCGGAGGGCCTTCCGGTCCGTCAAGTGGGTCCGGGAGGAGCTGATGCACGTTACGCTCCTCTTCCTTGGGGAGGTCCCAAGGTCCGAGGCGGAGTCCTTTGGGCACCGGTTGAGGGACGTGGCGGACTCGTACCCCCCGATTAACCTGTCCCTTGGCGGGATGGGGGCCTTCCCCTCCGTCAGGTCCCCTAGGGCCATCTGGGTGGGTCTTGGGGGGGAGCTGGACGTGCTGTCCAGCTTTGCGGAGCGGGTGGCCCGGTGCGCCCCGGGCGGCGGTGGGGAGAGGTTCGTGCCCCACATGACGGTGGGGCGGGTGAGGGATGGGGAGGCGCTCGGGGAGGCCTTGGATGAGGCGGGCCTCTGGGAGGTCTCCTTCGAGGGGGACAAGGTGTGTGCCTTCTCGGTCTGCGAGGTGGTGCTCATGGAGAGCCACCTTGGTCCCGGGGGGCCCAGGTACGTGCCGTTTAGGCGTTACCCCCTTGTGGGTCTCAGGTTCGGGGGTTGTTGA
- a CDS encoding CinA family protein, with the protein MSHWDRIVALGGELLGVLRGRGLTLAVAESCTGGLLSASITANGGSSDSFLGGVVAYANQAKEALLGVSPGTLVEFGAVSGECALEMALGCARAFGARCSVSVTGVAGPTGGSVAKPVGTVWFCFAVDGDARCEVMRFQGDRRQVQMASVEHALKGLMEALS; encoded by the coding sequence TTGAGCCACTGGGACCGTATCGTGGCCCTGGGGGGGGAGTTGCTGGGGGTCCTTAGGGGCCGGGGTCTGACGCTGGCGGTGGCGGAGTCCTGCACCGGTGGGCTTTTGTCCGCCTCGATCACCGCCAACGGGGGCTCCTCGGACTCGTTCCTGGGGGGTGTGGTGGCCTACGCCAACCAGGCCAAGGAGGCCCTTCTGGGGGTTTCGCCCGGGACCCTGGTGGAGTTCGGGGCGGTGAGCGGGGAGTGCGCACTGGAGATGGCCCTGGGTTGTGCCCGGGCCTTCGGCGCCCGGTGTTCCGTCTCCGTCACCGGCGTGGCGGGACCCACGGGGGGCAGCGTCGCCAAGCCGGTGGGGACCGTCTGGTTCTGCTTTGCGGTGGACGGTGATGCCCGGTGTGAGGTGATGAGGTTCCAGGGGGACCGGCGTCAGGTGCAGATGGCGTCGGTGGAGCACGCCCTTAAGGGGCTGATGGAGGCGCTGTCGTGA
- a CDS encoding phosphatidylglycerophosphatase A family protein, with protein MTWYGMVATFFGFGNSRWAPGTVGAVGAFVLVLLMGGVPTWALVGVISLGTAAAHRYSRRVRVEDPPEVVVDEVAGYWVAQYGLPMEMALGTLLLFRIVDILKPFPIRRFEALPGGVGIMADDLVGGIMVNLIVRLAQFMLFKGGLAALYAFFS; from the coding sequence ATGACGTGGTACGGGATGGTGGCCACCTTCTTCGGCTTTGGCAACTCCCGGTGGGCTCCTGGGACCGTGGGGGCCGTGGGGGCCTTCGTTTTGGTGTTGCTGATGGGTGGGGTCCCAACCTGGGCGCTGGTGGGGGTCATATCGCTGGGGACCGCGGCGGCGCACCGCTACTCCAGACGGGTCCGGGTGGAGGACCCGCCGGAGGTGGTGGTGGACGAGGTGGCGGGCTATTGGGTGGCCCAGTACGGCCTCCCCATGGAGATGGCCTTAGGCACCCTGTTGCTCTTTCGGATCGTGGACATCTTGAAGCCCTTCCCCATCCGGCGGTTCGAGGCCCTGCCCGGCGGGGTGGGGATCATGGCGGACGACCTGGTGGGGGGCATCATGGTGAACCTCATCGTGAGGCTCGCCCAGTTCATGCTCTTCAAGGGGGGCCTGGCGGCCCTATATGCCTTCTTCTCCTGA
- a CDS encoding MiaB/RimO family radical SAM methylthiotransferase, with the protein MDKKVYVLSLGCAKNRVDGERFLGVALERGYVQVHEPQGADLCIINTCGFLMSAVKENLDAILEAEELRRRGLIGSLAVVGCLVNRYEEELRRELQVDFLGRTECYRELGEFLGGASEGPRRPLGGSEVVRYLKVAEGCSNRCAYCAIPLIRGDLRSLPVAHLVREAELLLEQGAREICLVAQDLTRYGEDLGTDLMELLDQMEATVRGHGVLRLLYLHPTRVTRELVERVASSDVVASYLDVPVQHASDRVLASMGRAMGYEDAVRPFLEARQVDPLFAMRTTLMVGYPGEGREDFDALIRFLEEARPDRVGAFVFSPEEGTQAFQLPRRVSGRTARSRLDRLMARAAEVSLDRQRLMEGREVRVLLEAVEDGQWVGRSYREAPEVDGSILIPEGEGLRVGGFYRVLLEEALEHDFIGRVTGVEDL; encoded by the coding sequence GTGGATAAGAAGGTCTACGTGCTGAGTTTGGGGTGCGCCAAGAACCGGGTTGACGGGGAGCGTTTCCTGGGGGTGGCGCTGGAGCGGGGTTACGTGCAGGTTCACGAGCCCCAGGGGGCGGATCTCTGCATAATCAACACCTGCGGGTTCCTGATGAGCGCCGTGAAGGAGAACCTGGACGCCATCCTGGAGGCGGAGGAGCTGAGGCGTCGGGGGCTCATCGGGTCCCTGGCGGTGGTCGGGTGTCTGGTGAACCGCTACGAGGAGGAGCTGAGGCGGGAGCTCCAGGTGGACTTCCTGGGCCGGACCGAGTGCTACCGGGAGCTGGGGGAGTTTCTGGGGGGAGCGTCGGAGGGTCCCCGGCGTCCCCTGGGCGGATCCGAGGTGGTCCGGTACCTGAAGGTGGCGGAGGGGTGCTCGAACCGTTGCGCCTACTGTGCCATCCCCCTCATAAGGGGGGATCTTCGGAGCCTTCCGGTGGCTCATCTGGTCCGGGAGGCGGAGCTGCTGCTTGAGCAGGGTGCCCGGGAGATATGCCTGGTGGCCCAGGACCTGACCCGTTACGGGGAGGACCTGGGGACGGACCTGATGGAGCTTCTGGACCAGATGGAGGCCACGGTGCGGGGACACGGGGTGCTGCGCTTGCTGTACCTGCATCCAACCAGGGTGACCCGGGAGCTGGTCGAGCGGGTGGCCTCCTCGGACGTGGTGGCCAGCTACCTGGACGTGCCGGTCCAGCACGCCTCCGACCGGGTGCTGGCCTCCATGGGTCGTGCCATGGGGTATGAGGATGCGGTGCGTCCCTTCCTGGAGGCCCGGCAGGTGGACCCCCTCTTCGCCATGAGGACCACCCTGATGGTGGGTTACCCTGGGGAGGGGCGGGAGGACTTCGATGCGCTGATCCGGTTCCTGGAGGAGGCCCGTCCCGACCGGGTGGGGGCCTTCGTCTTCTCCCCCGAGGAGGGGACCCAGGCGTTTCAGCTTCCCCGCCGGGTGTCCGGCAGGACCGCCCGGAGCAGGCTGGACCGGCTGATGGCCAGGGCGGCGGAGGTTTCGCTGGACCGTCAGAGGCTCATGGAGGGCCGGGAGGTGCGGGTGCTTCTGGAGGCGGTGGAGGACGGACAATGGGTTGGCCGGTCCTACCGGGAGGCGCCGGAGGTGGACGGTTCGATCCTGATCCCGGAGGGAGAAGGCCTTCGGGTGGGGGGCTTCTACCGGGTCCTGCTGGAGGAGGCGCTGGAGCACGATTTCATCGGAAGGGTCACGGGGGTGGAGGATCTTTGA
- a CDS encoding helix-turn-helix domain-containing protein: protein MNSVPDGDQVRRESLASLGGALRAMREGQGLSLEDVERDTKIRRAFLEAIESGEVQRIPGMAYARGFVRNYCEYLKAPDLWPRFDELLRGDQDEVLGSYAPPRTAFRRSSRWWLYAVLVGAVAFASYLLFQQWQDFKARMMESVITKPAEPTLEGPQDQAQVPASEDLVVEVSPDQPGQGAVSGAVSGEPVSGEASMDLSWMDGGAPKEPKEAEERRGAPGVTVRAIGVCWVKVTDLANNAVVFQGTLKDGQEMSFESPKGLRVRLGNAGSASLKTSSAELSPAGPKGIPRTYYVLPDGTIGTKRPR from the coding sequence TTGAACAGCGTTCCTGACGGAGACCAGGTTAGGCGGGAGAGCTTGGCGTCCCTTGGGGGGGCGCTGAGGGCAATGAGGGAGGGCCAGGGGCTCTCCCTGGAGGACGTGGAGAGGGACACCAAGATACGGCGGGCCTTCCTGGAGGCCATCGAGTCCGGGGAGGTCCAGCGGATCCCCGGGATGGCCTACGCCCGGGGCTTCGTCAGAAACTACTGCGAGTACCTTAAGGCGCCGGACCTGTGGCCCAGGTTCGACGAGTTGCTCCGGGGGGACCAGGATGAGGTGCTGGGCAGCTACGCGCCTCCCAGGACCGCCTTCCGCCGGTCGTCCCGGTGGTGGCTGTACGCCGTCCTGGTGGGGGCGGTGGCCTTCGCCTCCTACCTGCTCTTCCAGCAGTGGCAGGACTTCAAGGCCCGGATGATGGAGTCGGTGATAACCAAGCCGGCGGAGCCCACCCTGGAGGGCCCCCAGGATCAGGCCCAGGTCCCCGCATCGGAGGACCTGGTGGTGGAGGTCTCGCCGGACCAGCCGGGACAGGGGGCCGTGTCCGGTGCGGTCAGCGGTGAGCCGGTGTCCGGGGAGGCATCCATGGACCTGTCCTGGATGGATGGGGGGGCCCCCAAGGAGCCCAAGGAGGCGGAGGAGCGGCGGGGCGCCCCGGGGGTGACGGTCCGGGCCATTGGGGTCTGTTGGGTCAAGGTGACGGACCTGGCGAACAACGCGGTGGTCTTCCAGGGGACGCTTAAGGATGGCCAGGAGATGTCCTTCGAGTCCCCGAAGGGGCTTAGGGTCAGGCTTGGCAACGCGGGCTCCGCGTCGCTCAAGACATCGAGTGCGGAGCTGTCCCCCGCGGGGCCCAAGGGGATACCCAGGACGTACTACGTGTTGCCCGACGGCACCATAGGCACCAAGCGGCCCCGCTGA